ATTTTTATGTCATTGATATAGGCTTCAGTAGTaagttcattttcttttcttttgtcaATGCAGACCTCAGGTAACAATTGCTACAGCAATTATTTTCTGTCACCGGTTTTATCTCCGTCAGTCCCATGCCAAGAATGATAGAAGGGTATGCACAGGCTCCAGCGAactttttcttcttccttctgGTGGTTTGTTTAAGATTACAAGTGGCCGataaaatatgtttttttatGTCACTTATTTCGTGGAGCCCACTCTAACTTAGATTGTCATGTGCTGCAGACTATTGCCACGGCTTGTATGTTTCTTGCTGGAAAGGTTGAAGAAACCCCGCGTCCATTGAAAGATGTCATCCTTGTTTCTTATGaaataattcataaaaaggATCCTGCTGCAATTCAAAAGATTAAACAAAAAGTACCGTAAATCACtgttggttttatttttttcctttctttttcttgtttgcaAAAGTTCTTTGTTTTCTTTCATGTTTGCCTTCTTTTGTTTGCTAGTGCCGCCCAGTTTCTGTTGTCTTCCTGTTAGATTTTAGAatcaaatatttatatttcagcAAGATGTATGCATATTAAATACTGAAAAGGGGGTCTTCTTTGGAAAAGAATGCAAAGGACCTCCACAGACATTGCTGCTATAGGCTACAATTTTTTATAGTATTACTTCGTCCCACATATTAAAGATGAAGCAAAAACATTCTTGTGAATGTTTTTCGTCTTTCAATTTCCTTGTGGTTCTTTTTTTATCTTACTTCCATTATCGTGGTTCTCATCTTCCTGATATCTTGGACTGCAtggatgaaaatgaaaaatcttGCTGTATGTTTGAGTAACATGTATTCTGTATGTTTGAGTAAGAAATGAATGATTGATTAAAGGGCCACGGGAAAAGATAGGTAGAAATAGTACTTTGAGTGAGACAGATAATCAGTTTGTTCTTGTACGATCTCTATTGTCGTAGATATTGTAGCTTCTTATGTCCTatgtttctttccttttctctTAAAGGgaattatttttacttattaGTATCTGAAAGCTGCATAACTGAGCTACTTTCAGTATGACTTTGTGTGAATGTTTTgatatatttatgtttgatttaATATGCAGGATGTGTATGAACAACAAAAAGAACTAATTTTATTGGGAGAAAGGGTTGTACTTGCAACTCTCGGCTTTGATCTGAATGTGCAACATCCATATAAACCTCTTGTTGAGGCTATAAAGAAATTCAAGGTTGCACAGAATGCCCTTGCTCAGGTTGCATGGAATTTTGTCAATGATGGGTATGATGCATATGAAAATCTTGTAATATGACATGAAGATCTTTCCTCCAAACCCATAATTGACACTTAAATTGGCCATGTAGGCTGCGGACATCTCTTTGCTTGCAATTTAAGCCCCATCACATAGCAGCAGGTGCCATCTTCCTTGCTGCCAAATTCCTTAAAGTCAAACTTCCTTCAGATGGCGAGAAGGTCTGGTGGCAAGAGTTTGATGTCACCCCACGCCAATTAGAGGGTTGGTCCTTTAATTTAAGAGCTCGCTATGGAATCATTGTAGCCAATAGTTGTTTCTTGTAATCTGTTTTTATCCTATCATTAGTTATCTTTCTTTGCCTCGTCCAATGCCAGGAGAGCTTACTAGCTGCAGATACTTCTTATACGTGTAAGAAATTATTCCGATCGCCGTATTCATCTTCATTGTTCTACTTTTGCAGAGGTTagcaatcaaatgttggaactGTATGAACAAAACAGAGCACCACAAAACCAAGGTAGTGAAGCTGAAGGTAGCGTAGCAGGAGGGGCTACTAACCGACCAACGTCAAGAACTTCAACTGAAGAGCAAGTACCAAATAACAATACTTCTCAAGCTGTAGCTACCACTAAACCCGGAACCTTGAAACCACCAAATGCTCAGCAATTGCCTGATCTTTCAAGCAAACAAACTGGACCCTCTAGAGGATCCCATAATCGGAGTAATGACTATGGGAACTCAGATCACAAAACCCTTGGAGAACCCAGACCTGTGGAGCCCTTGGCTTACCCAGAAAATTTGGGCGACGATCAAAATATGAGAACTGGCCCAGAGTGGAATAGTAGTGAAGATAGTAAAGAAAAGAATATTGGGGGAAATAGAGCAAGAGATGGGGGAGATTCGAAAGAAAAATACCATGACAATAATGTAGAATTCAAAGAAGCTGGTCAAACCCAATCTCCATCTGAAATGATTGAGAAAATAGATACAAACAAGTTGAAGGAACTACGTGAAAAGAGAAGGAAGTCCAGAGGAGATGTGATTAGGAAGAAAGACTCGATGGATGAGTATGATCCTATTGTGAAAGAGCTGGAAGAGGGGGTTGAATTAGCTGCTGCTGAGAGTGAGAAAATAAAGCAGGAAAAAAAGCAGAATTGGGTGCAGCCCTCTTCCCGGCTAGATAATGACAGCTCCCACCATAGCAAGAATCTTGAGACTTCTGGAGATCGACACCATATGGGCTTAAAGAGTCAGCAGTTACATGGACTCGATATTGAGAATGTAGAAGAAGGTGAGGTGTCTGCGTTAGATGATTCTGGCTGGGATTATCAATCACCTAAGCCAAATGATCGAAAAAGGAAGGCTGGGAGCCCACCTGACAAAACAAGTGATGGAAAAAGATGGCCAGGGGATTTTTCTGAAGAGAAAAACAGGATCGGCCGCCTTGGCTATCCTGATAGGGATCACAAAAGGCATGTACAGGAAAATCATGCCTGAAGCTGTTTGTCTTTCTATGAAGCAAATTTGGGTTGTTAGCTGCCTACATATTGTTTGTAGTAGAGCACAATGCAGCTTCATGATTAAAATATAGGTACGCCCAGAATGACATATATTTGGTGCTTCTATGAGTTACTTTGTTACTTAGAGGTTCAGCGAGCTTTCATTTGTGTTAAAGGGAGAAACAAAAACAAGGGAATTTATTCTGATGAGTCAAAATTTTGCTTTCCATTTATATGACTTGACTACTATTTTCCTTACCCCTTTCGATTGGATTACATGTAGTTCACTACGTTAATGGTGACAACTGGGTCTAGTTGGATTGTGTGCCTCCTTTGGAGGAAGCTTGCTAATGAGTAATGGGACTAGTGATCCATGGTAGAATTGTAGTAACTAGTCAATTTAGTGAACTGTATTATTACATGTAACATGATGGGCATCAATTCGAATTTCATAATTGGATATTTGCATCAGTCCAACTGTAGTTCCTAATTTCTATTTTCCTGGCCTTGATGGCTTGATGTGAAATCAGAGGCTTTTTTCCTCTAGATAATGAATATACGTGTGACCTATACTTGCTGCCTTCAGATTTGACTGTTTGTAGACTTTGTAGGACTGCTAGGTAGCTCTGTATATCTTCTTTGATCTGTTGAATTCCTTTCTTCTTTGAATTCCTTTCTTCTTTTTTATAGAACTCTAGGTTATCATCTTTCAAAGCTTAGCGTTAAACTATATTTTTCAAGAGATACTCTGCTGATTCGAATCTACAATACTACGTCCACGTCATGAAGAGGTTTTGGTGATTTTTCTAAAAGATGCAagatttacatttttttttattgtcgaGTATTTTATACCTTTGGAAAACAACCTTTTTTTTGTGTTCCTCAGGAGCACAGTACAAATATAGCGTCCCCCATCCTAAAATCATGTTCCCAATACAGATTCACACGGCATAGCTGTACACCCTGCCTAACATGAATATCCTCCATCAGTCTATTAGGCAAGGCGTGTGATCAAAAGTGCTGACCTGTAGTCTTTAATTGCTTCAGACTGTGTTTCCATAGCCCAAAAAATATTGCAATCCCTAATGAAGCTCAGGAACTGTGCATTGGTGGCTTCAAAGGAAATTTCATAATTGCTTTGGTGACTTCAAGGGTTTCCTTTATCCCATTCGGTAAACTTCAGTTGCTCCTGCTGGCTTGCTCATAGGACTATAGGAGTGTCGGCTGTCCTGGATCAATTTGAAGTAAAAAGAGCTATTAAGATTTTCTTCTGCAGAGGCTTCATTTCATTATTAGTTTAGCACAAATGGCGTCCTTAGAATGGGAGAACCGTGGTTTTCCCATCTTGTAGTTAGGCGTCTTTTGAAATACTTCTGATCCCACTCTTTGGGAATTGTTTCTGGGAAAAGAAGGGAACCATCTGAATGATTAGGTACTTAGGTTAGGATTTCTATTTGACTGTGATATTCGTAGGACTCTTAATTTTTAAACTTCCATAATTCATTCTCATAATACGTTCTGAACTGAAGTAACCCAGATTGAACCTTGTCAGAATCACCCGTTCAGTAATATAGCAATGCATTATGAATTTTGAAGGTGTCTACTTCGCTTATCTTTATTTATTTGCATTTTGGCTAGTTATGAATATGGATGTGGATCTGCTAATTTGACTTCGTTGTAAGTATCTGGCAGTTAACTCCTAGGTTGATAATTACTTCTAGTAAGTGATTTATATTGTCACTTGTGTTGCACTTGTTCATTTCAATGACTATGTTAATCCAAGTTTCGAGTCTTTATCTTTGTTGTCATCTCAACTTTTGGGTGACCTACTTGTGCTCATCAATTTGTGGTATATTTGGTGTTGCCATGCTGCTGCTTTTATTGATTGATTTTGTCTGCTGGCAAACTTTTTAACTATAGTTATCAATTTAGCCCTGTTTTACCGAAATTCGGCAATCATACTCCACCCTACATGCTACCAAGGATTACCTGGGTTGTTGTCTGCTTTTCTGATTCCAGTGACGCTGCACTCTTGCGACTGCAGCATGTAGAGCTgttcatattatttttattgcgGCCAGTTGTTTTGCGCTAGAGTTGGGCCTGGTTAGCATAATCCAAGCCTCACTGCTGATGGTTGGATTTCTTGtataaaccaaggaagaagaagCCTCTCAGCCTGTTATGCTCAGGTAGAGCATGTGAGCAGGGAAATGTTAAGGGTGAACGTGGAGGAAGGGGCACCCAGGTGCGTCATAGATGCTCCGGGTGATGGATGTCACTCCAGCCTGCTCTCCCTCTGTAAGAAGCCAAGTAAAGGCCTGCTTATAATCTTATATCTCAGCCAAACCTTTTATATTTATCTTCTTTTTTCCCGGAGTAGCACTTGGACAATGGACATGCTTGGACTGTGTCTAGTTTTCATTCTTATCTTCTGGTTCATCTGATTATTTGAAGTATGCTTTTCTTTCTCCTGTTGTTACTACCGTTATATAGTTTTACTCAGTCGTTGCTCATTGACAACGTGGAAGGGACCCCCAACAGAGTTGTTTGTACATCTATTTTTTTGTGTTTGTGAAAGCCAGTTTTATGGATAAATATTGAATCGGTTTGTGAAGGATGTGTGTAAATTTTGTGTGTTCAATGGGAACTCGTTCTGGTGCTTTAAGTTGTTTCGTTAGAGATTTTACTTCTTTTGTGAAAGCAATTTggttgtgttgtgttgtgttgtcTTTTCTTCCTGGCCGAGTGTATGTAAGACATTgatgttgttagaaaggttttAAAGGTGGTTTTAGAGTGAGTAAAAGTCTATAAATGTGTGCTGTTGGTCAAAGATTTgattaaatgttcatttcccaGTTAGGAATGCCCGAAGATTGGTGAAGCAGTGCATAGAGCTGTTTCCTTGGCAAAGAGGACTGGGCTCATGAGCAAATTTCAGTTTTATTCTGTTGATGTTGTATGTAACTTACACCTGCAGAATTAACCTGTAAGCAGGTTTGGTTTTCTGGCATTATCTGATACGATGCTGGACAACATTTCAATTGTTCATGGGAATCAAATTTTGTACTCTCTCTCTATCTGTTGTGAtttgattttaataaaactatattttctgggtttaatGATATTCACATTATTCCCTAGTATAGGTATAGCATCTGTTTTGGTATATAGGATATTTATATAAACAAATGGGTATAACTGAACAAGATTTTACCATGGGTATTATTAGATGTTTTTCAGTGTTCAGTATGGTATTGGTGGCCATGCTAATTAGAGCATAGAAGTGCTTTTAAAGTGTGCTGAAATCATTTGTCAATTTATGGAGGATTGAGTATGATAATtatctttttaatttttgaaactAACCAAGGTCGACTTGAATTTCATTTAACCATCAGTTGTGGACTTGTGGGAAGTGAATAAAGGATATTCAATGCGTTTTTTTATTGCACTTTCAATACTGTTAACAATTAGTATAACAGCCGTGTATATTATTTGGTAATTCTTTGGTAAGAAAATAAGATGATGACATTATTTGCATAATCATCGTCATAGATGGTTCCCCTAAATATTTGTTATTAGAAAACTTAGTGACGGTAAACTGGTTGAAACGCCTTCCAATTGGTATCTTCCCACAAAGTGGGTTGAAGTTGACATCCAATGTTTGCAACGGCAACTGTCCATGTCGTTTGGGAAGCGAACCAAAAACCATGTTATGGCTTATATCAAGTTTCTTCAAACCTTGAGGAAGATGATTATTAGAAGTTAAAAAAATTATTGCTTATGACAATGGAGTTTAACACTGTGTTATCCTTGGAGAACAAAAACGATGCATTGTCGGACGAGTTTGGGATTTGTCCTGATAGCTTGTTGAATGAGAGGTCGAGGTGAAGAGCAGGGTTCTTAAATGAGCCAAATGAAGTTGGGATGGTTCAAAGTGGGTGAAATTGCATCAACATTGTCGTATTGGTATTGTTGTGTCAACTATCTAACGTTTTATCTGTGTCCTTCACCctaggtgcattagtctaataccaaggttcagattaattacgaacaattagttcagtgagatcaagtgatcggaacagctagctggagcaatgcttccgatcagtgagttctaatctatattaggctcacaacttactcttgaccgaacctataaggtcacaccaatgacatttatcagatcaccggattaaatgaatcagaaattcatttaatagcttttcgggaattagtttgggaaaaacataatatacgatatgacgttggatcggaatcgtatatcgtatcgcgaatattcgtaagccgggaaaaacgaataatcgtatcgtacgacggtgattcgtcgtgtacgatacgataaataatagctgtaaggcgttagtcgcgaatacgagccgcaaagAAGCTGCCGACCCGTCGaaccaagcgcgcatgcgcgcaaggcccaacgagccagcaagcttgcACGCAGCAAGCAAGCAAGCCCGCGGCACAACGTGTGGGCGCACAATGGGCAGAAGCGCAGCGACCAaagcagcaaggcccacgacccacTGCTGCGATGCTTGGCTGCCGAGTGTGGGCTTCGGTGTGTGGCAAGTGTGTGGCCGGttaaggccttgtgccttggccggttacacaatATAACCTAAGGTTATATTCCACACTCAAACTAATGTTTTTCCTAACCTAAATCTAATTCAGAAAATTACGTACGTTCAGTTTTTGCCTCCGCTCTAAAATGTTCTTCCCAAAATGCAAAACACTCTTgagcattgtctaagctacgaatctcaagacggatttgaacgtgtcggtgaatgtgagggggtcgaaaaagcacgaggctaatgcatgacctcgtccctcgtgggcgtgacgttgtcagatcaagtgtagttagatttcctgtgagtttacacccaatcgactagtaatataggagtcgccattcagtttttaacgacaatgagaaaaactgacaaaatccggttatcgtgacataaaggtagtgcaattatgttcgaccacgatggccataggttcccttgtgatccctggtgtggggatcgctcaacgtacacccgcatggcagagattgagagttcgggggactgtaactaccgagaggagtgctcatcgataactccagaggcaggttatccttactagctcaacataaataattgaagggacatgcgttaactattaaactattctgagttgattttagcaatatgcaacacataatactaaatcgatcgtgattatcttgtttagattgatttaaggtacctagcatgatagttcgattgtccaaggtattatctttattaggcgtgatagatcaatcaaattaatagtttaacaattttataaaagggtgatgaaagcgattaaatcatgcgaagggacacattacgacgcacccttgagaggtgcgtcacggatcttagaaaactaaccacttggctttgctatttctccttttatttaacgaatctcgggtttctgagcagtgttccagtatttaggcttaattcatcagctacaggggacaggatacgttctgttcgacttttgggtcgattgcgacagaacgcgggatcaatttcgcagcgtgaggcttaggcttagggttggagtcaatactcagattatcaATTGTGTGTcctgttcacgtcggttttgaggctgtatttataggaaaagagttggtggaaagatagatctttagaatccgaacccaaagagaattcggagacgacacgaccccaggtattttcagcgcccagacccaggcgttgaaaatggggtCTGAGATGAacctttttgtcagatttggactcttaatcacggagcttttgagacttatccgagtttcttagtgcgtatcaacttatgacggaatgcgtctgggcccgttacgaactctaggttcgttaggaatttaatcaatacgtaactcttattttcgaattataacaggaatagaattccttttgccaattctatctcttttaggacttatgttggagtgcaacacctaattctgacagatttctatcttttatgtcttgccacttttaacaactgcccgttatggcagttactatttttagcaggtttctataaataggaggtttggctgaaatgaaaagggtgatcgagattcgttattttataggagatgcgttgctaaatggagatttatgttctcatcatcgaaccttccctttcgggaatggggacaaaagtaggtgtctacagttagcccccactttgactgagtcttgtagtaagacgatggtcaaagtattagacggagtgcgtcatacaagccatggtgtatgtgacctgtttttgcgagggtctcacgagcccccgagtgattacatttgacttaagggtcatcacttgaagtgttaacatattcctcacgtgtcattggaatttgttaagtatagaaactccctcactttgtcattggaagtatctacagacgttttcgaaatcaaagctataaagtgtaaccaggcctggccaagcccgatcacgaggtaaaaatgtttttaaagattctcattttcagggttagctaaacgagaaaaccccttttgtttttataggacgtaaaacgaacgaaaatccagcacatcgctcttttttggaaaagcggaaaaccaatcctttgatttttggaaaagggaaaccatcttttgatttttggaaaaagataaaccaccttttgatttttggaaaaagataaaccatcctttgatttttggaaaaggataaaccggaaaaagttattgctgcaatGACTAAGGacatgcgcggttagtggcgcaaaccccgcccgttgaaggtgggcgagcctgtcctgctgagggtggacgccccgtccgatagaagtggacgaatctgttttgatgttttgaaaataaggacctacgcggtttgtggcgtagaccccgccggctgaaggtgggcgagcctgtcctgctgagggtggactccccgtccgatagaagtggacgaatctgttttgatgttttgaaaataaggacctacgcggtttgtggcgtagaccccgccggctgaagatggcgagcctgttttttttgaagatttcattttgttattatttttgttttcgaaaactgaggacctgcgcgttttagtgacacagaccccgcccgctgaaggtgggcgaacttgaatttgttttttctttgttttgggaCTCGCATGGTTCTGACGCGATCCTGCCTGATCGAGGTGGGCCAGAACCCATTAtccttgggatttcttttgatttttttttatattcattcttgtaagagcgagttctctcgagaaatgctcgggtttagttgcaacctggatgtgggttggcaacgtgtctaaaTGGACCATCGTTTCATGGCCGTTtgcctttcatggttttgaacaagtctttgcggcccataggatgtatgtcaccgtttTAGAACTGGCTTAGTTGtgccattacttgggtccttgcgAAATGACTGGTGGGACCATATGCGAATGTTAACGGAGACTTTTGCTTTGAGGTCGAATCCGTCTTTGATTTTGTCCAAGCACCGGACGCAGCCTGGAAGCGTTGTTTCAACTTGCATcgtgtattttctttctttcgagcccccaagcattcgtacttgatggttgctctttgccaagaaaagtgtgtattttataacgtccttgatcgtgtttgggatcgtgctcgtaagtgcgagcgacctttgtagtggtatgctactttgatgaaatcgtggagtgcgacttcattttccgggcgacaaagtttgcttcatttttcaatgattaatacatcgagcttacttcggcctggattgatctttttgacaaataaatgcttttaatttgagaaaccaacgacgtaatgattttttttgtttcggagaatgaccttgattattatatattttttttatattgctttaaaaaatgtacacatattttttgagacgagtctaagttttgacatttgctttcactatttgggctctagaagtgctttgggcttgatcttgattacaacagggccccGTGTCTACTAACAGGGTTTTGGGCATTTTCCTGGTTCGCGTTTTGGAAgagttgggccttgggctgcattttcaacgccccgggccaggcgttagatatttcggcgcccagcttcgggcgctgaaaatgctgccTTAGCAGccccccttttttatttttcgagatttctcaacgcgtttccgaatgggatcaggatgatttcgtgtatatatagggggttaagtacgtttttctttttcaccactaccaacttcttctctcctataattatctagctttattttttttctactcttgccatgtcgattctgaaggaaataatgcccttggtccaagtatgcattctatgttaagtctaataaatgcggttcagttaattaacaagttaataattcagtgagatcaagtgagctgaatgcctagctagaggccgcttcagttcaagtggaattaatgatattaatccacagcttactcttgactgaacccgtagggtcacacaaatagtacgtaaacggatcaagtatttaatagcattaaatactccatctatgaatattcggaaccgacggatcttggtttcagtgggagctaagatcgtcacaggcaaggaatgaatactccgaaacgatgatattgccggaaacggaaatatggatcgtatcggaaatataaatattatccaagtcgtagatgttgccggaaacggaaacatggtacgtgtcggaaaatattatcggaaatggaaatattgccagaatcggaaatattgccggaaacggaaatattgtcagaatcggaaatattaccggaatcggaaaataattccggaaacggaaatattaaatatttgttcgaaacggaaattaattccggaatcggaaatattaaatattgttcgtat
This genomic stretch from Spinacia oleracea cultivar Varoflay chromosome 3, BTI_SOV_V1, whole genome shotgun sequence harbors:
- the LOC110775764 gene encoding cyclin-T1-3, which codes for MASLASGDSSQIGAPEVGSLRSPQEKPEDGGRWYFSRKEIEEDSPSRRESIDLKKETYLRKSYCTFLQDLGMRLKVPQVTIATAIIFCHRFYLRQSHAKNDRRTIATACMFLAGKVEETPRPLKDVILVSYEIIHKKDPAAIQKIKQKDVYEQQKELILLGERVVLATLGFDLNVQHPYKPLVEAIKKFKVAQNALAQVAWNFVNDGLRTSLCLQFKPHHIAAGAIFLAAKFLKVKLPSDGEKVWWQEFDVTPRQLEEVSNQMLELYEQNRAPQNQGSEAEGSVAGGATNRPTSRTSTEEQVPNNNTSQAVATTKPGTLKPPNAQQLPDLSSKQTGPSRGSHNRSNDYGNSDHKTLGEPRPVEPLAYPENLGDDQNMRTGPEWNSSEDSKEKNIGGNRARDGGDSKEKYHDNNVEFKEAGQTQSPSEMIEKIDTNKLKELREKRRKSRGDVIRKKDSMDEYDPIVKELEEGVELAAAESEKIKQEKKQNWVQPSSRLDNDSSHHSKNLETSGDRHHMGLKSQQLHGLDIENVEEGEVSALDDSGWDYQSPKPNDRKRKAGSPPDKTSDGKRWPGDFSEEKNRIGRLGYPDRDHKRHVQENHA